CCGCATAAGGCGCGGAGCGGGCGCTGGCGCCGAGACCGGAGATCGACGAGATGTTGAGGATCGCACCGCCGCCACTACGGTCCAGGTGCGGAATGGCGGCATGCGAGGCGCGCACCGTCGCCATCACGTCGATCTCCATGCTGCGCGCCCAGCCTGCCTCGTCGTCGGTCGAACCGAAGCCGGAGGCGTTGTTGACGAGAACATCGATGCCGCCCAACGCTTTCGCGGCCGAATCGATATAGGCAGCAATGGCCTCCTTGTTCGCGAGATCGCATTCGCCGGCATGGACCGGTACGCCGAACGCCTCGATCTCCTTGGCGGTCGCATTGAGCGCGCCGCGACCACGCGCGCAGATCGAANCCGCGGCGCCCGCCTCGGCAAAGCCGAGCGCAATCGACCGACCGATGCCCCTGCTGCCGCCGCAAACGACCACCCGCTTGCCCTTGAACGTGATCTGCATGCCTTGTGCCTCCCTGTTGCGCGGGGAGCGTAGCGATGCGCGATGCGCCTCGCAATGGCCTGCGCGGAATGGCCTACAGCGGACGCAGTCCCGGCGCCTCCTGACCCGTGCGCGCGACATATTCGGTGTAGCCGCCGCCATACTGCTGCACGCCATCCGGCGTCAGCTCCAGCACGCGGTTCGACAGGGCTGCGAGAAAGTGCCGGTCGTGCGAGACGAACAACATGGTGCCCTCGAACTCCGCCAAGGCGGCGATCAGCATTTCCTTCGTCGCCATGTCGAGATGGTTGGTCGGCTCGTCCAGCACCAGGAAGTTCGGCGGATCGTACAGCATCTTCGCCATGACGAGCCGCGCCTTCTCGCCGCCCGACAGCACCCGGCACCGCTTCTCCACATCGTCGCCGGAGAAGCCGAAACATCCCGCGAGTGCCCGGAGCGAGCCTTGGCCTGCTTGCGGGAACGAGTCTTCCAGCGACTGAAAGACGGTGCGTTCGCCGTCCAGCAGATCCATCGCGTGCTGGGCGAAGTATCCCATTTTGACGCTGCCGCCCACTGCCACCGTGCCGGCATCCGGTTCGGCCGCACCGGCAACGAGCTTCAACAGCGTGGACTTCCCCGCGCCGTTGACGCCCATCACGCACCAGCGCTCCTTACGGCGGACATGGAAATCCAGTCCCTGATAGATGCTGCGGGTGCCATAGCTCTTGTGCACGTTCTTCAGGCTGACGACGTCCTCGCCGGAGCGCGGCGCCGGCATGAATTCGAACACCACGGTCTGACGCTGCCGCGGCGGCTCGACCCGTTCGATCTTCTCCAGTTTCTTGACGCGGCTCTGCACCTGGGCCGCATGCGAGGCGCGCGCCTTGAAGCGCTCGATGAACTTGATCTCCTTGGCGAGCATCGCCTGCTGCCGCTCGAACTGCGCCTGCTGCTGCTTGTCGCTCAACGCGCGCTGCTGTTCGTAGAAAGCGTAGTTGCCGGAATAACTCGTCAGCGAGCCGGCATCGATCTCGACGATCTTGTCGACGATGCGATTCATGAACTCGCGGTCGTGCGAGGTCATGAACAGCACGCCCTCATAGTTCTTCAGGAACTGCTCCAGCCAGATCAGGCTTTCCAGGTCGAGATGGTTGCTCGGCTCGTCGAGCAGCATCGCATCCGGACGCATCAGCAGGATGCGGGCAAGCGCCACGCGCATCTTCCAGCCGCCGGACAGCTTGCCGACATCGCCCTCCATCATCTCCTGACTGAACCCGAGCCCGGCCAGCACCTCGCGCGCCCGCGCGTCGAGCGCGTAGCCGTCGAG
The sequence above is drawn from the Afipia sp. P52-10 genome and encodes:
- a CDS encoding SDR family NAD(P)-dependent oxidoreductase, whose translation is MQITFKGKRVVVCGGSRGIGRSIALGFAEAGAAXSICARGRGALNATAKEIEAFGVPVHAGECDLANKEAIAAYIDSAAKALGGIDVLVNNASGFGSTDDEAGWARSMEIDVMATVRASHAAIPHLDRSGGGAILNISSISGLGASARSAPYAAVKAAVINYTMSQAAMLAPKKIRVNAIAPGSIEFPGGMWEQRKTSDPKLYNGVLHSIPWGRLGRPEEIANAAVFLCSAQAGWITGQTLTVDGGQML
- a CDS encoding ABC-F family ATP-binding cassette domain-containing protein translates to MIRLDNISKQNGHQILFIEASAALQKGEKVGLVGPNGAGKTTLFRMITGQEQPDEGQVSVDRGVTIGYFSQDVGEMSGRSAIAEVMDGAGPVSAVAAELRELETAMGDPARADEMETIIERYGEVQARFEELDGYALDARAREVLAGLGFSQEMMEGDVGKLSGGWKMRVALARILLMRPDAMLLDEPSNHLDLESLIWLEQFLKNYEGVLFMTSHDREFMNRIVDKIVEIDAGSLTSYSGNYAFYEQQRALSDKQQQAQFERQQAMLAKEIKFIERFKARASHAAQVQSRVKKLEKIERVEPPRQRQTVVFEFMPAPRSGEDVVSLKNVHKSYGTRSIYQGLDFHVRRKERWCVMGVNGAGKSTLLKLVAGAAEPDAGTVAVGGSVKMGYFAQHAMDLLDGERTVFQSLEDSFPQAGQGSLRALAGCFGFSGDDVEKRCRVLSGGEKARLVMAKMLYDPPNFLVLDEPTNHLDMATKEMLIAALAEFEGTMLFVSHDRHFLAALSNRVLELTPDGVQQYGGGYTEYVARTGQEAPGLRPL